Proteins from one Devosia chinhatensis genomic window:
- a CDS encoding ASCH domain-containing protein, with product MVDAIKSDTPIRFSFGDSPELADSLLALVLAGKKTATCGALRDFGGDAEPLPQVGRRDIVLNGLGEEACVIETLSVETRRFDDIDPSFTDREGEGPYAAWRAGHEAYFARNGGFSPDMEIVCETFRLVSVLPAGRELYNRVATPIFIVTDIESDGPTPLHNSMLSFASVAIAGDGTRHGEFEAVLTPRPDRTTNDTTMDWWATQPEAWKAATEGAEEPTIVMPRFADWVESLPGPKVFVAAPMIFDGLWMDHYLDEYAGTRALSGPFKGRQIFRGGGICLYTMAGTLRGAPYLDWGMSKLPAEFYGHIAHTHKAIDDARGFANVLVELLKLSSALPPITGSKSDFR from the coding sequence ATGGTCGACGCCATAAAAAGCGACACGCCGATCCGCTTCAGCTTCGGGGACTCTCCAGAGCTGGCCGATAGCCTGCTCGCGCTGGTGCTGGCCGGCAAGAAGACGGCCACATGTGGGGCGCTGCGCGATTTTGGCGGTGATGCCGAGCCCCTGCCGCAGGTGGGACGGCGCGATATCGTGCTCAATGGGTTGGGCGAAGAGGCCTGCGTGATCGAGACGCTGTCGGTGGAGACACGCCGCTTCGACGATATCGACCCCAGCTTCACCGACCGCGAGGGTGAAGGGCCCTATGCCGCGTGGCGCGCCGGGCACGAGGCCTATTTCGCCCGCAATGGCGGCTTTTCGCCGGACATGGAGATCGTCTGCGAAACCTTTCGGCTGGTGAGCGTGCTGCCGGCGGGGCGGGAGCTCTATAACCGCGTGGCGACGCCGATCTTCATCGTCACCGACATCGAATCGGACGGGCCGACGCCCCTGCACAATTCCATGCTGAGCTTTGCCTCGGTCGCCATTGCCGGCGATGGCACGCGGCATGGGGAGTTCGAGGCCGTGCTGACCCCGCGGCCCGACCGCACCACGAACGACACCACCATGGACTGGTGGGCGACCCAGCCCGAGGCCTGGAAGGCGGCCACCGAAGGCGCTGAAGAACCCACAATCGTCATGCCACGCTTTGCCGATTGGGTGGAGAGCCTGCCCGGCCCCAAGGTCTTCGTCGCAGCCCCGATGATCTTCGACGGGCTCTGGATGGATCATTACCTCGATGAATATGCCGGCACGCGGGCCCTGTCGGGCCCCTTCAAGGGCCGGCAGATCTTCCGCGGCGGCGGCATCTGTCTCTACACCATGGCCGGAACGCTGCGCGGCGCGCCCTATCTCGACTGGGGCATGAGCAAGCTGCCGGCCGAGTTCTATGGCCACATCGCCCACACGCATAAGGCCATCGACGATGCGCGCGGCTTTGCCAATGTGCTCGTCGAACTTTTGAAACTCTCCTCTGCGCTGCCGCCGATCACCGGCAGCAAAAGCGACTTCCGCTAA
- the pheS gene encoding phenylalanine--tRNA ligase subunit alpha, with product MSLDAQISALRSDLTAAIAAAENEAGLDAVRVAALGKKGSVSALLATLGSMPPEERKAAGPAINGLKTEIAGLIEARGADLKAAALDARLAAETLDVTLPLRPAPTARGRIHPISQTIDEITAIFSDMGFSIAEGPDIETDYYNFTALNFPEGHPAREMHDTFFMKPGPDGIKKVLRTHTSPVQVRVMQKTNEKPAASYLTPPQDPPIRVVMPGRTYRNDSDQTHTPMFHQVEGLVIDKSSHIGQLRWVLEEFLKAFFEVPSVTLRFRPSFFPFTEPSMEVDVQCDRSGAEVKIGEGNDWLEILGCGMVHPNVIRSAGLDPDVYQGFAWGIGIDRIAMLKYGMPDLRDFFDADQRWIEHYGFRPLDLPTLFGGLSS from the coding sequence ATGTCCCTAGACGCCCAAATCTCCGCCCTGCGCAGCGACCTGACTGCCGCTATCGCCGCCGCCGAAAACGAAGCTGGGCTCGATGCGGTCCGCGTCGCCGCTCTGGGCAAGAAGGGCAGTGTTTCGGCCCTGTTGGCGACCCTTGGTTCAATGCCACCCGAAGAGCGCAAGGCGGCCGGCCCTGCCATCAATGGGCTCAAGACCGAGATTGCGGGCCTGATCGAAGCGCGGGGCGCCGATCTGAAAGCGGCAGCGCTCGATGCGCGCCTCGCCGCCGAAACGCTCGACGTCACCCTGCCCTTGCGTCCCGCGCCCACGGCCCGCGGCCGCATCCATCCGATTTCCCAGACCATCGACGAAATCACCGCCATCTTCTCGGATATGGGATTTTCCATCGCCGAAGGGCCCGATATCGAGACCGATTACTACAATTTCACCGCGCTGAACTTCCCCGAAGGCCATCCGGCGCGTGAAATGCACGACACCTTCTTCATGAAGCCCGGCCCCGACGGGATAAAGAAGGTGCTGCGCACCCATACCTCGCCGGTGCAGGTGCGCGTCATGCAAAAGACCAATGAAAAGCCGGCTGCGTCCTACCTGACGCCGCCGCAGGACCCGCCGATCCGCGTGGTCATGCCGGGCCGCACCTATCGCAATGACAGCGACCAGACCCATACCCCGATGTTCCATCAGGTCGAAGGGCTGGTCATCGACAAGTCGAGCCATATCGGCCAGCTGCGCTGGGTGCTGGAGGAATTCCTCAAGGCCTTTTTCGAAGTGCCCAGCGTCACCCTGCGTTTCCGCCCGAGCTTTTTCCCGTTCACCGAGCCCTCCATGGAAGTGGACGTGCAATGCGACCGCTCCGGCGCCGAGGTGAAGATCGGCGAGGGCAATGACTGGCTGGAAATCCTGGGCTGCGGCATGGTCCACCCCAATGTCATCCGCAGTGCCGGGCTCGATCCGGACGTCTATCAGGGCTTTGCCTGGGGCATCGGTATCGACCGCATCGCCATGCTCAAATACGGCATGCCCGACCTGCGCGATTTCTTCGATGCCGACCAGCGCTGGATCGAGCATTACGGTTTCCGCCCGCTGGACCTGCCGACGCTGTTTGGCGGGCTTTCGAGCTAG
- the rplT gene encoding 50S ribosomal protein L20, translating into MARVKRGVTAHARHKKVLKAAEGYYGRRKSTIRIAKQAVEKAGQYAYRDRRVKKRNFRALWIQRINAAVRDHGLTYGRFIDGLSKAEIAVDRKVLSDLAITQPEAFAALVGKAKAALAYLESVETTTHARVTA; encoded by the coding sequence ATGGCACGCGTAAAGAGGGGCGTAACCGCCCACGCTCGTCACAAGAAGGTCTTGAAGGCCGCCGAGGGCTATTATGGCCGTCGTAAGTCCACGATCCGTATCGCCAAGCAGGCCGTCGAAAAGGCCGGCCAGTACGCGTATCGCGATCGTCGCGTCAAGAAGCGCAATTTCCGCGCCCTGTGGATCCAGCGCATCAACGCCGCGGTGCGCGATCACGGCCTGACCTATGGTCGATTTATCGACGGCCTCAGCAAGGCTGAGATTGCTGTCGACCGCAAGGTGCTGTCCGATCTCGCGATCACCCAGCCCGAAGCGTTCGCTGCCCTGGTCGGCAAGGCCAAGGCCGCTCTGGCGTACCTGGAAAGCGTGGAGACCACCACCCACGCCCGCGTCACCGCCTAA
- the rpmI gene encoding 50S ribosomal protein L35, giving the protein MPKMKTKSGAKKRFSFTATGKVKAGVAGKRHRLISHNAKYIRTNRGTKILSKGDEGLVKWYMPYNR; this is encoded by the coding sequence ATGCCCAAGATGAAGACCAAGTCCGGTGCCAAGAAGCGCTTCAGCTTCACCGCAACCGGTAAGGTGAAGGCCGGCGTCGCCGGCAAGCGCCACCGCCTGATCAGCCACAACGCAAAGTACATCCGCACCAACCGCGGCACCAAGATCCTGTCCAAGGGCGACGAGGGTCTGGTGAAGTGGTACATGCCGTACAACCGCTAA